The following coding sequences lie in one Mesorhizobium sp. NZP2298 genomic window:
- the cysT gene encoding sulfate ABC transporter permease subunit CysT, whose amino-acid sequence MTTAPAQAGWRFKQPSVIPGFGLTLGFSLAYLTLIILIPLSGLIWRSASLGWAEFWAIASDRRTINALEISFGTAFLAAAVNVVFGTLVAWVLVRYRFPGRRIVDAMVDLPFALPTAVAGIALTTLYAPNGWIGKLLMPLGIKVAYTPLGIVVALVFIGLPFVVRTVQPIMEEIDKEVEEAAATLGASRFQIITRVLFPGLAPAIITGFSLAFARGVGEYGSVIFIAGNLPYKSEIAPLLIVIRLEEYNYPAATAIAAIMLALSFVMLLVVNLVQTWSRKRYG is encoded by the coding sequence ATGACGACAGCTCCCGCGCAGGCGGGGTGGCGGTTCAAGCAGCCGAGTGTCATTCCGGGTTTCGGATTGACGCTCGGCTTCTCGCTTGCCTACCTCACCCTCATCATCCTCATTCCGCTATCCGGGCTGATCTGGCGCTCGGCCTCTCTCGGCTGGGCTGAATTCTGGGCGATCGCCAGCGACCGCCGCACCATCAATGCGCTGGAAATCAGCTTCGGCACCGCCTTTCTCGCGGCTGCCGTCAATGTCGTCTTCGGCACGCTCGTCGCCTGGGTGCTGGTGCGCTACCGCTTTCCCGGCCGCCGCATCGTCGACGCAATGGTCGACCTGCCCTTCGCGCTGCCGACCGCGGTCGCCGGTATCGCGCTGACCACGCTCTACGCGCCGAACGGCTGGATCGGCAAATTGCTGATGCCGCTCGGCATCAAGGTCGCCTACACGCCGCTCGGCATCGTCGTCGCACTGGTCTTCATCGGCCTGCCCTTCGTCGTACGCACCGTGCAGCCGATCATGGAGGAGATCGACAAGGAGGTGGAGGAAGCCGCCGCCACTCTTGGCGCCAGCCGCTTCCAGATCATCACCCGTGTGCTGTTCCCGGGCCTGGCGCCGGCCATCATCACCGGCTTTTCGCTGGCGTTCGCGCGCGGCGTCGGCGAATACGGCTCGGTCATCTTCATCGCGGGCAATTTGCCCTACAAGTCCGAGATCGCGCCGCTTTTGATCGTCATCCGGCTGGAGGAGTACAACTATCCGGCGGCGACCGCGATCGCGGCGATCATGCTCGCTCTGTCGTTCGTCATGCTTCTGGTCGTCAATCTCGTGCAGACATGGAGCCGCAAGCGCTATGGCTGA
- a CDS encoding sulfate ABC transporter substrate-binding protein: MTKPHFRKLLGALVATSVQFGTLGFAFADTTILNVSYDPTRELYKAYDEAFVAHWKAETGETVTIQQSHGGSGAQARAVIDGLDADVVTLALEGDINAIVSKSKKINPDWRKKFENNSAPYTSTIIFLVRKGNPKGIHDWNDLVKDGTQVITPNPKTSGGARWNYLAAWAYANAHDGGDEAKTKEFVGKLYANAPVLDTGARGSTVTFAQKGIGDVLIGWENDAYLALDEFGADNFEIVYPPTSILAEPPVAIVDANVDAKGTRKVAEAYLGWLYSKEGQTIIAKNHYRPAKPELVAPADLPKTPDIKLISIDDPLFGGWKKAQPYHFGDGGIFDQIYKPAQ, from the coding sequence ATGACCAAACCTCATTTCAGGAAACTGCTCGGCGCACTGGTCGCCACATCTGTCCAGTTCGGCACGCTCGGTTTCGCGTTCGCCGACACCACCATCCTCAACGTGTCCTATGATCCGACACGCGAGCTCTACAAGGCCTATGACGAGGCTTTCGTCGCCCATTGGAAAGCCGAGACCGGCGAGACGGTGACGATCCAGCAGTCGCATGGCGGATCGGGTGCCCAGGCCCGCGCCGTGATCGACGGCCTCGACGCCGACGTGGTCACGCTGGCGCTCGAGGGCGACATCAACGCCATCGTCTCGAAGTCGAAGAAGATCAATCCCGACTGGCGCAAGAAATTCGAAAACAATTCAGCGCCTTACACCTCGACCATCATCTTCCTGGTTCGCAAGGGCAATCCCAAGGGGATTCACGACTGGAATGACCTCGTCAAGGACGGCACCCAGGTGATCACCCCCAACCCCAAGACCTCGGGTGGCGCACGCTGGAACTATCTGGCCGCCTGGGCCTATGCCAATGCCCATGACGGCGGCGACGAGGCCAAGACCAAGGAATTCGTCGGCAAGCTTTACGCCAATGCCCCGGTTCTCGACACCGGTGCGCGCGGCTCGACCGTCACCTTCGCGCAAAAGGGCATCGGCGACGTGCTGATCGGCTGGGAAAACGATGCCTATCTGGCGCTCGACGAATTCGGCGCCGACAATTTCGAGATAGTCTATCCGCCGACGTCGATCCTGGCCGAGCCGCCGGTGGCGATTGTCGACGCCAACGTCGATGCCAAGGGCACGCGCAAGGTGGCCGAGGCCTATCTCGGCTGGCTCTATTCCAAGGAAGGCCAGACGATCATCGCCAAGAACCACTATCGTCCGGCCAAGCCCGAGCTCGTCGCACCAGCGGATCTGCCCAAGACCCCCGACATCAAGCTGATCTCGATCGACGATCCGCTTTTCGGCGGCTGGAAGAAAGCGCAGCCTTATCATTTCGGCGACGGTGGTATATTCGACCAGATCTACAAGCCGGCCCAGTGA
- a CDS encoding M15 family metallopeptidase, translating to MNRVHQAILRVGFYALTVAPVLPAHADPLPTGFVRLADIDPSIRQDIRYAGPDDFLHRKVNGYDAPICILTRQAAQALAGVQQAIAAKGLTLVVFDCYRPARAVADMGEWTRAGGPPDPQWYPRVRRGDLIAKGYVGELSTHSRGSTVDVAIARVDGPSVSKPACGAIDADTLDFGTGFDCFDPMSETAHRPLGSQVTANRKRLVEAMLAGGFKNYAREWWHFTLGHEPFPKQRFDFPVSAE from the coding sequence TTGAATAGAGTGCACCAGGCGATTCTGCGCGTTGGCTTTTACGCGCTGACGGTCGCTCCCGTTCTGCCGGCACATGCCGACCCCCTCCCAACCGGCTTCGTTCGGCTCGCCGATATCGATCCCTCCATCCGCCAGGACATTCGTTACGCCGGACCGGACGATTTCCTGCACCGCAAGGTGAATGGCTACGACGCACCGATCTGCATTCTCACCCGGCAGGCGGCGCAAGCTCTTGCCGGCGTCCAGCAGGCGATCGCCGCGAAAGGCCTGACGCTGGTCGTGTTCGACTGCTACCGCCCTGCCCGCGCTGTCGCCGACATGGGCGAATGGACGCGAGCGGGCGGTCCACCCGACCCGCAATGGTATCCCAGGGTCCGGCGTGGCGATCTCATCGCCAAGGGGTATGTCGGTGAACTGTCAACCCATTCGCGCGGTTCGACCGTCGATGTCGCGATTGCGCGGGTCGACGGTCCATCCGTCTCCAAACCTGCCTGTGGCGCCATCGATGCCGATACACTCGACTTCGGCACCGGTTTCGACTGTTTCGACCCGATGAGCGAGACAGCGCACAGACCGCTCGGCAGTCAAGTGACAGCAAACCGCAAGCGGCTTGTCGAGGCCATGCTTGCCGGCGGCTTCAAGAACTACGCCCGCGAATGGTGGCATTTTACGCTCGGGCACGAGCCCTTTCCAAAGCAGCGCTTCGATTTCCCGGTGAGCGCCGAGTAA
- the pbpC gene encoding penicillin-binding protein 1C: MLSRKLLRRAAITLASCAGILAVSAATLWELDRAFPPPLPAELTVSTEVQDRDGQLLRAFATPDGYWRLETHLDQVDKQFVDMLVTYEDKRFWDHEGVDVLALCRAAGQFATSGHIVSGGSTLSMQLARLIEPRESRTLGSKVKQMLRAIQIERRLSKREILERYLTLAPYGGNLEGVRAASLAYFGKEPKRLTVSEAALLVALPQLPEKRRPDRNLEIAHAARDRVLTRMVSSGLIGEREAARAALDDVSGLRRTLPALAPHAAYAMLPRAVPGQPLKLTIRKSVQQGLEQVARDAATKLGPRLSVAMVLADSRTGDILGEVGSANFFDSSRSGWIDMTKIVRSPGSTLKPFIYGLAFEQGLVAQETLIEDSPVDFGGYRPKNFDMGYQGDVSVRQALQLSLNVPAIRVLDAVGPARLTARFRQAGVNPILPVNEAPGLAIGLGGVGVTLRDLVQLYTGLANGGKTHTLHDGTEPANAERTTATILNDQANWQIIDILSGVKPPEGALQRGIAYKTGTSYGYRDAWSVGFDGRYVLGVWVGRPDASAVPGLSGYVSAAPILFEGFVRSGLATVPLPGKPPGAFTPKREDLPVTLARFGAGADGLVQATPTEPAPTIIFPPDGARVDLATNSPDASPLVLKLQGGRAPFRWLANGKPLTGIDRRRTATWLPDGAGYSTLTVIDAAGRAASVKVFVE; the protein is encoded by the coding sequence ATGCTTTCAAGAAAACTTCTTCGCCGCGCCGCCATAACGCTAGCTTCCTGCGCCGGCATTCTCGCGGTCTCCGCCGCTACCCTTTGGGAACTCGACCGCGCCTTCCCTCCCCCCTTGCCGGCGGAGCTCACCGTCTCGACGGAAGTCCAGGACCGCGATGGCCAGCTGTTGCGCGCCTTCGCCACGCCGGACGGCTACTGGCGGCTCGAAACCCATCTCGACCAGGTCGACAAGCAGTTCGTCGACATGCTGGTCACCTATGAGGACAAGCGCTTCTGGGACCATGAGGGTGTCGACGTGCTGGCGCTTTGCCGAGCCGCCGGCCAGTTCGCAACCAGCGGCCACATCGTCTCCGGCGGCTCGACGCTCTCGATGCAGCTTGCGCGCCTGATCGAGCCGCGCGAAAGCCGCACCCTCGGCTCCAAGGTCAAGCAGATGCTGCGCGCCATCCAGATCGAGCGGCGGCTGTCCAAGCGCGAGATCCTCGAACGTTATCTGACACTGGCGCCCTATGGCGGCAACCTGGAAGGCGTGCGCGCCGCTTCGCTCGCCTATTTCGGCAAGGAGCCGAAGCGGCTCACCGTCTCCGAAGCCGCCTTGCTCGTGGCGCTGCCCCAATTGCCGGAAAAGCGCCGGCCCGACCGCAATCTCGAAATCGCCCACGCCGCCCGCGACCGGGTGCTGACCCGCATGGTGTCCTCGGGCCTGATCGGCGAACGCGAGGCGGCACGCGCCGCCCTCGACGACGTGTCTGGCCTGCGCCGCACTCTGCCGGCACTTGCCCCGCACGCCGCCTATGCGATGCTGCCCAGGGCCGTTCCCGGCCAGCCGCTCAAGCTGACGATCCGCAAAAGCGTCCAGCAAGGATTGGAGCAGGTGGCGCGCGACGCCGCCACCAAGCTCGGGCCGCGCCTCTCCGTCGCCATGGTGCTGGCCGATTCCCGAACCGGCGACATCCTTGGCGAAGTCGGCTCGGCCAATTTCTTCGATTCCAGCCGCTCCGGCTGGATCGACATGACCAAGATCGTGCGTTCGCCCGGCTCCACGCTGAAGCCGTTCATCTATGGCCTCGCCTTCGAGCAGGGACTGGTGGCGCAGGAAACGCTGATCGAGGACAGCCCGGTCGATTTCGGCGGCTACAGGCCCAAGAACTTCGACATGGGCTACCAGGGCGATGTCAGCGTCCGCCAGGCGCTGCAACTGTCGCTCAACGTGCCGGCGATCCGCGTGCTCGACGCGGTCGGCCCGGCGCGGCTCACAGCGCGCTTCCGCCAGGCCGGCGTCAATCCGATCCTGCCGGTCAACGAGGCGCCCGGCCTGGCCATCGGCCTTGGCGGCGTTGGCGTCACGCTGCGCGATCTCGTGCAACTCTATACGGGCCTCGCCAATGGCGGCAAGACGCACACGCTGCATGACGGCACCGAGCCCGCCAATGCCGAACGCACCACCGCCACCATCCTCAACGACCAGGCCAACTGGCAGATCATCGACATATTGTCGGGCGTGAAACCGCCGGAAGGCGCCCTGCAGCGCGGCATCGCCTACAAGACCGGCACGTCCTACGGCTACCGCGACGCATGGTCGGTCGGCTTCGACGGCCGCTATGTGCTGGGCGTCTGGGTTGGCCGTCCCGATGCCAGCGCCGTGCCGGGCCTCTCCGGCTATGTCTCGGCGGCCCCGATCCTGTTCGAGGGCTTTGTCCGCTCCGGCCTCGCCACCGTGCCGCTGCCGGGCAAGCCGCCTGGCGCCTTCACCCCCAAGCGCGAGGATCTGCCGGTGACACTCGCCCGCTTCGGCGCCGGTGCCGACGGGCTGGTGCAGGCGACACCGACCGAGCCCGCCCCAACCATCATCTTCCCGCCGGACGGCGCCCGTGTCGATCTCGCCACGAATTCGCCCGATGCCTCGCCGCTGGTGCTGAAACTGCAAGGCGGCCGCGCGCCGTTTCGCTGGCTGGCCAACGGCAAGCCGCTCACTGGCATCGATCGACGCCGCACCGCGACCTGGCTGCCCGATGGCGCGGGCTATTCGACGTTGACGGTGATCGACGCGGCCGGGCGAGCGGCCAGCGTGAAAGTGTTCGTTGAATAG